Proteins co-encoded in one Cytobacillus sp. NJ13 genomic window:
- a CDS encoding CGCGG family rSAM-modified RiPP protein, which produces MEKNWSISLEHSDYTSDLELLINDAMAAVSQTAKGYYVNIVTPAVLGNPDNYLTEALLLYFGNKADPQFIDQCGCGGYVLRVWKNK; this is translated from the coding sequence ATGGAAAAGAACTGGTCTATTTCACTGGAGCATAGTGATTACACTAGTGATTTGGAGCTTCTGATCAACGATGCGATGGCGGCAGTCAGCCAGACAGCTAAAGGATATTATGTCAATATAGTCACACCAGCTGTGTTAGGAAATCCCGATAACTATCTAACTGAAGCACTGCTCTTATACTTCGGAAATAAAGCGGACCCTCAATTTATCGATCAATGCGGATGCGGGGGGTATGTTTTGAGGGTATGGAAAAACAAGTGA
- a CDS encoding nuclease-related domain-containing protein, giving the protein MISKSLKVPELNLQLEALLRRIPEHHPAREKVISEYKKRSAGFKGEERLFYYLSFLEPKKYWIFHDLRLSNGSHFFQIDALLLTANFALILEVKNWTGTLIFSPHFQQVIRIQNDKEEGFPDPLSQARHQTNQFRNWLVLNGFPNIPLEFLVVISHPSTIIKAETDPLQISKRVLHSHHLLSKMNGIENKFPQEKTDSKEIRKLCRTLLKKHNPAQSEILGHFNVSAEEILTGVSCPKCTSLPMIFHWGKWHCPMCLFSSSLAHEAAVQDYFRLIKPSITNSQFRSFTHIPSPYAASRLLSRMNLSFKRNKRHRIYEKSPEQ; this is encoded by the coding sequence TTGATTAGTAAAAGTCTGAAAGTCCCCGAATTGAATCTCCAGCTTGAAGCTTTGTTAAGAAGAATCCCCGAACATCATCCCGCACGTGAGAAAGTAATCTCAGAATATAAAAAGAGAAGCGCGGGATTTAAGGGAGAAGAAAGATTATTTTATTACTTAAGCTTTCTTGAACCTAAAAAGTATTGGATTTTTCATGATTTGAGATTATCAAACGGATCGCATTTTTTTCAAATCGATGCATTGCTGCTCACTGCAAATTTTGCACTCATATTGGAAGTTAAAAATTGGACAGGAACCTTGATTTTCAGCCCTCATTTCCAGCAGGTCATCCGCATCCAAAATGATAAAGAGGAAGGATTTCCAGACCCCCTTTCACAAGCGCGGCATCAGACGAATCAGTTTAGAAACTGGCTTGTACTTAATGGATTTCCTAATATTCCACTGGAATTTTTAGTTGTAATCAGCCATCCTTCTACCATTATTAAGGCAGAGACAGACCCGCTGCAAATATCTAAGAGAGTCTTACACTCTCATCACCTTTTATCCAAAATGAATGGCATTGAAAATAAGTTCCCTCAAGAAAAAACTGACTCTAAGGAGATACGGAAGCTATGCCGGACTTTGTTAAAAAAACATAACCCTGCACAATCCGAGATTCTCGGGCACTTCAATGTTTCAGCTGAAGAAATTCTCACTGGTGTCAGCTGTCCTAAATGCACTTCCCTTCCGATGATTTTCCATTGGGGGAAATGGCACTGCCCAATGTGTTTGTTTTCCTCTTCGTTAGCACATGAAGCTGCAGTCCAAGACTACTTCCGGCTTATTAAGCCGTCAATTACCAACTCGCAATTCCGCTCATTCACCCATATACCATCCCCCTATGCGGCTTCAAGATTGCTCTCCAGGATGAACCTTTCATTTAAAAGAAATAAAAGACACCGAATTTACGAAAAATCCCCTGAACAGTGA
- a CDS encoding NEW3 domain-containing protein: MKKIFVYFLSLALILSLLPLSGSAQSEEHDPDLWSAVKPLDTTVSFLNTGAHPDDERSDFLAYLSRGLGVKTSSLIANRGEGGQNEIGQELGNGLGIIRSREMIEAAKITGVKAYHLSETTSDTIYDFGFSKTKDETLSHWGKDLTYERLIRFIRTYQPDIVMPSFRDSDTQHGHHRTMTILSQEAFKDAADPNVFPEQLKEGLSVWQTKKFYLPAESKDTADTSIEIGMYDPIYGMSYPQIGEQSRYMHKSQGMGNDIPVAPRQTHLELVDIAVETNGSKELFAGIPYDFNEWAKTLPKKEKALQVHFTKFQKSLDGIISSYPSQSQVFSKTQQALKEADRLVKKTEKSKLDSQLKSDLLHKLEVKKEQLLNVSLVSSGLEINAQAVSNILTKGQETAVTVTLTNNGSQKLKKADVELITPNGWKVSNKSKTADLAPGKTAEVTFKVQVPADAAYYHAYETPAIQAKVSYESAGAKTVTVSELDGTIAVLPDVGLTLSPEDLVINTADVQEEVPVNVKVKNYREGAAQASVSLNVPEGWSVSPENAAVNFGSSLEEKEVTFTLSPPADIQEGDFKLSAKASVNGKTFDSTVQEIQYDHIGTFYYLYPAQVNGVAFELLAPEGLKVGYIESGFDKVADYLSNAGLDVTKLTETDLASGDLSQYDTIVVGIRAYLSREDLTANNERLKEYVANGGHMVVQYHKPDDGWVTEDTAPYPLTIGNPSIRWRVTDENAPVTVLQPESPLFNYPNNITEDDWANWIQERGLYYPMQWDDRFETFVRMGDPNEEPFDGGILMADYGEGTYLYTNLVFYRQIQGQVPGGYRIFTNLISYGHNE; encoded by the coding sequence TTGAAAAAAATCTTTGTTTATTTTTTGTCCTTAGCGTTAATTCTCTCCCTGCTGCCTCTCAGCGGAAGTGCCCAGTCAGAAGAGCATGACCCCGACCTATGGAGTGCAGTGAAGCCGCTGGACACAACGGTCAGCTTTTTGAATACAGGAGCACATCCTGACGATGAGCGCAGTGACTTTCTTGCTTACTTATCAAGAGGACTTGGTGTTAAAACCTCAAGCCTGATCGCCAACCGCGGCGAGGGCGGCCAGAATGAAATCGGGCAGGAGCTTGGGAACGGCCTTGGAATTATCCGCTCCCGCGAAATGATTGAAGCAGCGAAAATCACCGGAGTTAAAGCCTACCATTTAAGTGAAACAACCTCTGATACCATCTATGATTTCGGCTTTTCCAAGACAAAGGATGAAACCCTGAGCCACTGGGGCAAGGACCTTACTTATGAAAGATTAATCCGTTTTATTCGTACTTACCAGCCAGATATTGTGATGCCATCCTTCAGAGACTCGGATACCCAGCACGGACACCACCGCACAATGACCATTCTCAGCCAGGAAGCCTTCAAAGATGCCGCAGATCCTAACGTTTTTCCTGAACAATTAAAGGAAGGATTATCCGTCTGGCAGACTAAAAAGTTTTATTTGCCTGCTGAAAGTAAAGATACAGCAGATACATCGATTGAAATAGGCATGTATGATCCTATCTACGGCATGTCCTATCCGCAAATCGGCGAGCAATCGCGCTATATGCACAAAAGCCAGGGAATGGGCAATGACATCCCTGTCGCTCCAAGACAGACACATCTGGAGTTAGTGGATATCGCAGTAGAAACAAACGGCAGCAAGGAGCTTTTTGCCGGTATCCCATATGATTTTAACGAATGGGCAAAAACACTCCCTAAGAAAGAAAAAGCATTGCAGGTGCACTTTACAAAATTCCAAAAAAGCCTGGATGGAATTATCTCCAGCTATCCTAGCCAGAGCCAGGTATTCAGCAAGACGCAGCAAGCATTAAAAGAAGCAGACCGTTTAGTAAAGAAGACGGAGAAATCCAAGCTTGACTCCCAGCTGAAGTCTGATCTTCTTCATAAACTTGAAGTGAAAAAAGAACAGCTGCTGAATGTGAGCCTGGTATCCTCCGGCCTTGAGATTAATGCGCAGGCGGTGTCCAATATTCTGACAAAAGGACAGGAAACGGCTGTTACTGTCACGTTAACGAATAATGGCAGCCAGAAGCTGAAGAAAGCTGATGTTGAACTGATCACTCCTAATGGCTGGAAGGTTTCTAATAAGTCCAAGACAGCTGACCTTGCACCCGGTAAAACGGCTGAAGTTACTTTTAAGGTTCAAGTTCCAGCTGATGCAGCGTATTATCACGCATACGAAACCCCTGCCATACAGGCAAAAGTCAGCTATGAATCTGCCGGTGCAAAAACAGTGACTGTCTCTGAGCTGGATGGCACCATTGCCGTTCTGCCAGACGTGGGCCTTACCCTTTCTCCTGAAGATCTGGTTATAAATACCGCTGACGTTCAGGAAGAAGTGCCTGTCAATGTAAAAGTGAAAAATTACCGTGAAGGAGCTGCACAAGCTTCCGTATCCTTAAATGTTCCCGAAGGATGGTCAGTCAGTCCGGAAAATGCTGCAGTTAACTTCGGATCTTCATTGGAGGAAAAAGAGGTTACCTTTACACTCAGCCCGCCTGCGGATATTCAGGAAGGTGACTTTAAACTATCCGCCAAGGCATCCGTAAATGGAAAGACCTTTGATTCAACAGTTCAAGAAATTCAATATGACCATATCGGAACATTTTATTACCTGTATCCAGCCCAGGTAAATGGAGTCGCCTTTGAATTGCTGGCACCAGAAGGCTTAAAGGTCGGCTACATCGAAAGCGGCTTTGACAAAGTGGCAGATTACTTGTCCAATGCAGGACTCGATGTGACGAAGCTTACTGAGACCGATCTTGCTTCAGGGGACTTAAGCCAATACGATACAATCGTTGTCGGTATCCGTGCCTACCTGTCACGTGAAGACTTAACAGCAAATAATGAACGTTTAAAAGAATACGTCGCAAATGGCGGGCATATGGTGGTCCAATACCATAAGCCGGACGATGGCTGGGTTACGGAAGACACTGCGCCATACCCGCTGACTATTGGAAACCCATCCATCAGGTGGAGGGTAACCGATGAAAATGCACCTGTTACCGTTCTGCAGCCTGAATCGCCGCTCTTCAACTATCCAAATAACATTACTGAGGACGACTGGGCCAACTGGATTCAGGAAAGAGGATTATACTATCCAATGCAATGGGATGACCGCTTTGAAACCTTCGTGCGCATGGGTGATCCAAACGAGGAGCCATTTGATGGCGGCATTCTCATGGCCGATTACGGAGAAGGTACCTACCTTTATACTAACCTGGTATTCTATCGCCAGATTCAAGGCCAGGTTCCGGGGGGCTACCGCATTTTCACGAACTTGATCAGCTACGGCCATAATGAATAA
- a CDS encoding ROK family transcriptional regulator encodes MNFNGTPMQMKSINKKRVLQWIQENSPTSRAEIAAKISISKPTVSLLVDELIGEKWVYEKGIGESSSQGGRRPIHLYFNEKAAYVIGTDIGGTKVKTVISDLGGNIVHSSSFSTGQFLESGLLKQIAKEVHSMLDDCHIPLDQVFGMGAGVPGITQTSNGVVLEAPSLNWIRYPFIAEAKKYFSFPIHVDNDVNVAALGEQWLGNAKNKQNVLFMAVGTGVGSGIIINNQLYRGYSNAAGEMGYMVTDKTDLKKDFKPIFHRYGYLESVAGGKSIGKKLTEVIQQDPDHPACSQAIKGELPGEMAFALAKKGDTLAIKVIDEAIEHLAYGIINAASLLNPEVIILGGGVLKSSDYILPKLDRIVNHYLPSSVELKTSRLGDNAGVLGAVSLFLREHESIIKFS; translated from the coding sequence ATGAATTTTAATGGGACACCTATGCAAATGAAATCAATCAATAAAAAGAGAGTACTTCAATGGATTCAGGAAAATTCACCGACTTCAAGGGCCGAGATTGCTGCGAAGATTTCCATAAGCAAGCCGACTGTTTCTTTGCTGGTAGATGAATTGATAGGGGAAAAGTGGGTGTATGAAAAGGGGATAGGCGAATCGTCTTCACAAGGCGGAAGGAGGCCGATACATCTTTATTTCAATGAAAAAGCGGCTTATGTAATCGGAACAGATATCGGCGGCACGAAAGTAAAAACAGTCATTAGCGATCTCGGAGGAAATATTGTCCATTCCAGCAGTTTTTCAACGGGTCAATTTTTAGAATCTGGACTTTTAAAACAAATCGCCAAAGAAGTTCATTCCATGCTTGATGATTGCCATATTCCCCTGGATCAGGTGTTTGGAATGGGAGCGGGGGTTCCTGGAATCACACAGACATCCAATGGGGTCGTCTTAGAAGCACCAAGTTTGAATTGGATTCGATACCCGTTCATAGCGGAAGCGAAGAAATACTTTTCTTTCCCGATTCATGTGGACAATGATGTGAATGTTGCAGCACTTGGGGAGCAATGGCTGGGAAACGCAAAAAATAAACAGAATGTTCTGTTTATGGCGGTCGGAACTGGTGTTGGAAGCGGAATTATTATCAATAATCAGCTGTACCGGGGGTATTCAAATGCTGCTGGCGAGATGGGCTATATGGTAACGGATAAAACAGATTTGAAAAAAGACTTTAAGCCAATCTTTCACCGCTACGGTTATTTGGAAAGCGTCGCCGGCGGAAAATCAATCGGAAAAAAACTGACGGAAGTCATTCAGCAGGATCCGGACCACCCTGCCTGCTCTCAGGCAATAAAGGGAGAATTGCCGGGGGAAATGGCCTTTGCGCTTGCGAAAAAAGGCGACACATTAGCCATTAAGGTCATTGACGAAGCCATTGAACATCTGGCTTATGGAATCATTAATGCCGCGAGCTTATTGAATCCTGAAGTCATTATTTTAGGAGGTGGTGTTCTAAAATCATCTGATTACATTTTGCCTAAATTGGACAGGATCGTGAATCACTATCTTCCAAGTTCAGTAGAATTGAAGACTTCACGATTAGGTGATAATGCGGGAGTCCTGGGTGCTGTTTCACTCTTTTTGCGGGAGCATGAAAGTATTATCAAATTTTCTTAA
- a CDS encoding extracellular solute-binding protein, which produces MKNKKRALILTTLSISAALMLSACSSEQGSSSSSEKEQGEKENKLEEKVVIYSPHGKDILSKFEQQFEEKYQIDVEWLDMGSQEILDRIRSEKNNPQADVWWGAPSVNFDQAKDEGLLKPYEPSYSGSLAEGFHDPEWHWSGTSQTPEVIMYNSKELSEDEAPKDWDELLDPKWKDEIIIRYPLASGTMRTIFSAMIYRDFKDSSDTAAGYEWLEKLDANTKEYAANPEMMYNKVAKGEGKLSVWAMPDVVMLKENKNYPFEFIIPESGTPVLTEGIAVVNDAPHPKAAEAFYEFVNTPEAAKILADEFYRIPTRDDVEGLPEWITETEIKSMDIDWKVFQENSDSWMKYWDENIKSGEKEIKE; this is translated from the coding sequence ATGAAAAATAAGAAAAGGGCATTGATATTAACCACTTTATCTATTTCGGCTGCATTAATGCTTTCAGCGTGCAGTTCAGAACAGGGATCCAGCTCAAGCTCTGAGAAAGAGCAGGGAGAGAAAGAGAATAAGCTGGAAGAAAAGGTAGTTATCTATTCACCGCATGGAAAGGATATTCTATCAAAGTTTGAACAGCAATTCGAGGAAAAATATCAGATTGATGTGGAATGGCTTGATATGGGATCACAGGAAATTCTGGACCGGATCCGCTCCGAGAAAAACAATCCCCAGGCTGATGTCTGGTGGGGAGCGCCATCTGTAAACTTCGATCAGGCAAAGGATGAAGGACTGTTAAAGCCATATGAGCCTTCCTATTCCGGAAGTCTGGCAGAAGGCTTCCATGATCCTGAGTGGCACTGGTCCGGAACAAGCCAAACACCGGAAGTCATTATGTATAACAGCAAAGAATTATCAGAAGATGAAGCGCCTAAAGACTGGGATGAGCTTCTGGATCCGAAGTGGAAGGATGAAATCATCATCCGCTATCCGCTGGCATCCGGAACGATGAGAACGATTTTTTCAGCCATGATTTATCGCGACTTTAAGGATTCCAGCGATACAGCTGCCGGCTACGAATGGCTTGAAAAATTGGATGCCAACACGAAAGAATACGCAGCAAATCCTGAAATGATGTACAACAAGGTGGCCAAAGGGGAAGGAAAGCTATCTGTCTGGGCAATGCCTGATGTTGTCATGTTAAAAGAAAATAAAAATTATCCATTTGAATTCATCATTCCGGAAAGCGGAACACCAGTCCTGACAGAAGGCATTGCTGTTGTGAATGATGCTCCGCATCCAAAGGCAGCAGAAGCATTCTATGAGTTTGTCAACACGCCTGAAGCTGCCAAAATCCTTGCAGATGAATTTTACCGCATTCCAACAAGGGATGATGTGGAAGGACTGCCTGAATGGATTACAGAAACAGAGATTAAGAGCATGGATATCGACTGGAAGGTATTCCAGGAAAACAGCGACAGCTGGATGAAGTATTGGGATGAAAACATTAAGAGCGGAGAAAAAGAAATTAAAGAATAG
- a CDS encoding ABC transporter ATP-binding protein — protein MASINIDNVQKAFGKVIAVDHLNLDIKDGEFFTFLGPSGCGKTTTLRMIAGFYYPTKGVVRFGDKDMTRVPPEKRNTGMVFQNYALFPHMTVFENVAFGLRVRKLGSKELNIKVKDVLQKVRLEQYADRQVSQLSGGQQQRVALARALVIEPEILLLDEPLSNLDAKLRDEMRSEILRLQKDYNITTIYVTHDQAEALSMSDRIAVFNFGVCHQVGTPSEIYNEPANDFVAGFIGEINLLPVKISRIEDENILVQVQNGESACELSVRNAPFNYNQENKGNLALSIRPESIKILEKETEGKNIFKGMVEEVHFFGSLINVVVRAAGLKLQVNALNSGLSRNLQAGAEIWVELPEEQMRIIPVVTGDAS, from the coding sequence ATGGCGTCCATAAACATAGATAATGTCCAAAAAGCCTTTGGAAAGGTTATTGCAGTCGATCATTTAAATCTGGATATAAAGGATGGGGAATTCTTCACCTTCCTTGGACCAAGCGGGTGCGGCAAGACGACCACACTGCGGATGATTGCTGGATTCTATTATCCTACTAAAGGCGTTGTCCGTTTTGGCGATAAGGATATGACGCGTGTACCTCCTGAAAAGAGAAATACGGGCATGGTTTTCCAAAACTATGCCCTTTTTCCTCACATGACGGTGTTTGAGAATGTCGCTTTTGGATTAAGGGTTAGAAAACTTGGCTCCAAGGAGCTCAATATAAAAGTCAAGGATGTATTGCAAAAGGTGAGGCTTGAGCAATACGCCGATCGTCAGGTGAGTCAGTTAAGCGGAGGTCAGCAGCAGCGTGTCGCGCTGGCAAGGGCATTGGTGATTGAACCGGAGATTTTGCTTCTGGATGAACCACTCAGCAACCTGGATGCCAAGCTGCGCGATGAAATGAGAAGCGAAATACTGAGATTGCAGAAAGATTATAATATCACGACCATCTATGTTACCCATGACCAGGCAGAAGCTCTATCCATGAGCGATCGGATTGCGGTATTTAACTTTGGGGTCTGCCACCAGGTGGGAACACCCTCGGAAATCTATAATGAACCAGCCAATGATTTCGTAGCGGGGTTTATCGGAGAAATCAACCTGCTGCCTGTGAAAATCAGCAGGATAGAAGATGAAAACATTCTTGTACAAGTGCAGAACGGTGAAAGTGCCTGTGAGCTTTCCGTCCGAAATGCCCCATTTAATTATAATCAGGAAAACAAGGGGAACCTGGCATTATCCATTCGTCCTGAATCTATTAAAATACTGGAAAAAGAGACGGAAGGGAAAAATATCTTCAAAGGAATGGTGGAAGAAGTCCATTTCTTCGGCTCCCTCATCAATGTTGTGGTCAGGGCTGCTGGCCTTAAGCTTCAGGTGAATGCCCTGAATAGCGGATTATCCAGAAACCTGCAGGCGGGTGCAGAGATTTGGGTGGAACTGCCTGAAGAGCAGATGCGGATCATTCCTGTGGTGACTGGTGATGCATCATGA
- a CDS encoding iron ABC transporter permease, translating to MIKNRDTRLTLLLLIPVLLILIAYVLYPSLRTIIESLQKDGSMTFGNYSDFFTQESKTNLEALWNSVYISVLSVLVSALIGIPLAFIFNRYDFPGRGFFASAAIMPIVLPSLVGVMAFMFLYGETGLIPNAIKDLFGLDEVPFKIGGISGILIVHAYTMYVYFYMTVSSAINKIDPSLEEAAYNLGANRIKVFWKVTFPLLTPAIVAASLLVFMISMASFSAPFLLAGGFRVLSLQIYFSKINGDMEVAATQSVILSVVSISFLLFMRWYQNRKDYRMASKGIGAHRSEVNNPVLKWILVFTGIVGVIILLLPHFTILLLSLVPDGTWTWQTYPSVFNFENYRLLFQDPNIFKPLKNSLLLSVIATAGNLVFGVLASYVLVKRKFVGKSFVDILVMIPWALPATVIGMNLIFAFNEPNIFSFGNILVGTFWILPLAYFIRHIPLVVRSTNAVLEQLDDSIEEASRSLGAKWFYTFRKVILPIIMPGVLSGTLLAFVESVGEFPTSVLLYTLSNRPISIEIMNQLRMFNMGQAAAYGMIQITLIALVLFISNKFFGVKAEKSLS from the coding sequence ATGATTAAAAATCGGGATACAAGGCTGACCCTGCTCCTCCTTATTCCGGTCCTGCTGATTCTCATAGCTTATGTTCTTTATCCCTCTTTACGGACCATAATAGAGAGTCTTCAAAAAGACGGAAGCATGACCTTCGGGAATTACAGTGATTTTTTTACCCAGGAATCCAAGACCAATCTGGAAGCCCTGTGGAATTCTGTATATATTTCGGTATTGAGTGTCCTGGTCAGTGCGCTGATCGGCATTCCGCTGGCATTCATTTTCAACCGGTATGATTTTCCGGGTCGAGGCTTCTTTGCATCGGCTGCCATCATGCCGATTGTCCTCCCGTCACTGGTAGGGGTAATGGCGTTCATGTTCCTGTATGGGGAAACCGGATTGATACCGAATGCCATTAAAGACTTGTTCGGACTGGATGAAGTCCCGTTCAAAATAGGCGGTATCTCAGGCATTTTGATTGTCCATGCATATACTATGTATGTGTATTTCTATATGACTGTTTCATCAGCCATTAATAAAATTGATCCATCCCTTGAAGAAGCTGCATACAACCTGGGGGCCAACCGTATTAAAGTGTTCTGGAAAGTAACCTTTCCATTATTGACACCGGCTATTGTCGCAGCATCCTTATTGGTGTTTATGATTTCGATGGCTTCCTTCAGTGCGCCGTTTCTTCTGGCAGGCGGATTCAGGGTGCTGAGCCTGCAGATTTATTTTTCGAAAATTAACGGCGATATGGAAGTAGCCGCCACGCAATCGGTTATTTTATCGGTTGTATCGATCAGCTTCCTGCTGTTTATGCGCTGGTACCAAAACCGCAAGGATTACCGGATGGCATCTAAAGGAATTGGCGCCCATCGCAGTGAAGTGAATAATCCTGTTTTGAAGTGGATACTGGTCTTTACAGGGATTGTGGGAGTCATCATTCTGCTGCTTCCGCATTTCACGATTCTCCTTCTATCGCTCGTACCGGACGGAACATGGACGTGGCAGACCTATCCATCGGTATTTAATTTTGAAAATTATCGTTTATTGTTCCAGGATCCGAACATATTCAAGCCATTGAAAAATAGCTTGCTCCTGTCGGTTATTGCTACAGCAGGGAATCTGGTCTTTGGGGTATTGGCATCCTATGTGCTCGTTAAACGGAAATTTGTCGGAAAAAGCTTTGTGGATATTTTAGTTATGATTCCATGGGCATTGCCGGCTACCGTTATCGGGATGAATTTGATTTTTGCTTTTAATGAGCCAAACATCTTCTCGTTTGGCAATATTCTCGTCGGCACATTCTGGATTTTGCCTCTGGCCTATTTTATCCGCCATATTCCATTAGTCGTCAGGTCCACCAATGCTGTATTGGAGCAATTGGATGATTCAATAGAAGAGGCCTCAAGAAGCCTTGGCGCAAAGTGGTTCTATACGTTCAGAAAAGTAATCCTTCCGATTATTATGCCAGGGGTTTTATCAGGAACATTACTGGCTTTTGTGGAGTCGGTCGGTGAATTTCCGACTTCTGTATTGCTGTATACCCTTTCGAACCGCCCTATTTCCATCGAGATTATGAATCAGCTGAGAATGTTCAATATGGGCCAGGCGGCAGCTTACGGAATGATCCAGATTACTTTAATTGCACTGGTTCTGTTCATATCAAACAAGTTTTTTGGAGTAAAGGCTGAAAAATCATTGTCTTAA
- the argH gene encoding argininosuccinate lyase, producing the protein MSKLEEFIKNEGHAFPGKTYAEELLMPVFNDQRDYLFHVMFDIHRAHVIMLAEQEIIPEAEAKTMLDGINKVAMSDTGSIFYQPQFEDLFFMMEAKIGEEIGDELAGKIHIARSRNDMGIAMYRLVLREHLLQLLGSAYQLSEALLEQAEEHKETYMTGYTHTQPAQPTTLGHYLLAVYDVLQRDIKRLWAAYKTVNKSSLGAAALTTTGFPICRDRTRDLLGFEGIIENSYDSIAGADYLLETSSALMTCMVNTGRWIQDFLQHVTREFGTFQVADPYVQVSSIMPQKRNPVSIEHSRSIASSAYGEAYAAMNMVHNTPFGDIVDTEDDLQPHLYRAFTNANRVLKLMYAVIATLKVNKDHAKEMAKKSCITITELADTLARDYSIPFRKAHSIASYISKQTVKDQKELCDWKVADVNEVIRGYVPVSLTEEEWKKIISPEYFVQIRSLQGGPNPDEVSRMIKDRNEILTGDLLSYEGTVRGLKEKRENLINFRF; encoded by the coding sequence ATGAGCAAATTAGAAGAGTTTATTAAAAATGAAGGCCATGCCTTTCCTGGCAAAACATATGCAGAAGAACTGCTGATGCCCGTTTTTAATGACCAGCGGGACTATCTGTTCCATGTCATGTTCGATATTCATCGGGCACATGTGATCATGCTGGCAGAGCAGGAGATCATTCCTGAAGCGGAAGCAAAAACCATGCTCGATGGCATTAATAAAGTGGCCATGTCAGACACCGGTTCCATATTCTATCAGCCTCAATTTGAAGATCTCTTCTTTATGATGGAAGCGAAAATAGGAGAAGAGATCGGCGATGAGCTGGCCGGGAAAATCCATATTGCCCGAAGCCGGAATGATATGGGGATTGCGATGTACAGGCTGGTCCTAAGAGAACATCTGCTGCAGCTTCTGGGTAGTGCCTATCAGCTTAGTGAGGCGTTGCTGGAGCAGGCGGAAGAGCATAAAGAGACTTATATGACCGGGTATACCCATACACAGCCTGCCCAGCCGACCACTTTGGGGCATTATCTCCTGGCTGTTTATGATGTCCTCCAGAGGGATATTAAGCGGCTGTGGGCTGCCTATAAAACGGTTAACAAATCCTCGCTCGGCGCAGCGGCCCTTACGACGACCGGCTTTCCGATTTGCCGGGACCGCACCCGCGACTTATTGGGGTTTGAAGGAATTATTGAAAACTCATACGACTCGATTGCAGGAGCAGATTACCTGCTGGAGACCTCATCCGCCCTGATGACCTGCATGGTGAATACTGGCCGGTGGATTCAGGATTTCCTTCAGCATGTAACAAGAGAGTTCGGCACCTTCCAGGTAGCGGATCCTTACGTACAGGTGAGCAGCATTATGCCGCAAAAACGGAACCCGGTTTCCATTGAGCATTCCAGATCCATTGCGAGCAGTGCTTACGGTGAAGCGTATGCAGCCATGAACATGGTTCATAACACGCCATTTGGCGATATCGTCGATACAGAAGATGATCTGCAGCCACATCTGTACCGCGCTTTTACGAATGCCAATCGGGTATTAAAACTGATGTACGCCGTGATTGCCACATTAAAAGTCAATAAAGACCATGCAAAAGAAATGGCAAAGAAATCGTGCATCACGATCACCGAACTGGCTGACACCCTGGCGAGAGACTACAGCATTCCTTTCCGGAAGGCTCACTCCATTGCCAGCTATATTTCGAAGCAAACCGTGAAAGATCAGAAAGAATTGTGCGACTGGAAAGTGGCGGACGTGAATGAAGTCATTCGGGGATATGTTCCCGTTTCCCTGACAGAGGAAGAGTGGAAGAAAATCATTTCTCCTGAATACTTTGTACAGATCCGCAGCCTTCAGGGAGGACCGAATCCGGATGAGGTCTCGAGAATGATCAAGGATCGGAATGAAATCCTCACAGGGGATCTGCTCAGCTATGAAGGGACTGTGAGAGGCCTTAAGGAGAAGCGGGAGAATTTGATTAACTTTAGGTTCTGA